CTCTCCAAATTACTTCTGTTTGTATGAGAAGGAGTGAATAtcattctcttcctttatttcctgACCTCTGAGAATTTCCCAGTGCCTGCTTTTCCTAAGGCTCAGCCCCCATCCTGCTGCGCTgacccctttctctccttccccagcatGTGCACGCCCCCTTCTACACCTGTTCCTGGGCCTCTTCTCGCGCCAGGAACTACCCTCCCAACACCATCCTCATCATTCTGTCTCGCAGGGgtagaggtgggggtgggcatcACCTTTCATGACTAACGCTGATGGAATCAGGtatgtttctgaaaaaaataaggaattctGTCACCGGCTTCTCAAAGAACACCTGTCTCCCCTCAGCAGACTGACGGGACAAAGTAGGGCCCAGAGGTGGGACATCCCCACGGCTTCACCACCCAACACCTGCTTCCCTTCATGTCCCAAACATTTCTGGACAGTTTCTCATGTACCATCAcaatttttaacaaaacaaaacaagaaaaacaatttttcctttgattttattgACCTAAAAGCACTTGAAGAAAATGGACAGCATGTCTGATGTGACCAAAAAACAGCAGAACgtgaaattatggaaaaagcaaaGAATCTGACACAAAGATGGCGACTGTGAACACATGAACCCGCTGATGGCAGTAATCACTGAAAATGCTCAGTGTCCATGAGTAATACACAAGTAAATTAAAGTggcaagaaaaatcaaaatgcatATAATGAGGACAGCAGTTATCCCAATGTTAGAAAGCATCCACCTTCTGACTTTGAGGAGCGCCCCGCACGCCCAGTTACTCGTGCTGTCTCTCAGGTCCCGCCTTTGCTCTTCCAGCTGCGCCCGCACCTTGGCCAGGTAGCGCCTGCGCTCTTCCCCGTGGGCGCCTCCCCCCTCTCGCTGCAGCCTCTGGGCTTCAAAGAAGAGGTCATTGCTGTGGAAGGCGCCCTCGTTCTCCCTGTCCAGCCTCCCCACCACAGCCATCAGCTCGgccagctgctccctctgctcctccccggtGGCCCTGTTGTTGAAGCCACAGTAACGCCTCCCGCACTCCTGCACCAGGCTCTTCAGGCTCTGGTTGTCCGTGTGTGTGATGTAATCGTCCAAGGACTCGCCGTTCAAGTCCTCCTTGTGGGTGAAGAGGACCACCACGTGCTTCATGGCTCCCGCCCCAAAGACCTCCTTCACCCTCCTCACGGCCACCGTGTCCTGGGCAGTGAAGCGCCCCAGTTGGGTCACCAGCAGCAGCACATGGGGCCCCGGGGCAGAGAGCAGGTAGCAGTCCGCGATGTCCGTGCACATCCCTTGGGTCTGAGCCTCCGCCTCGAAGATGGAGGGCGTGTCGACCACCAGGAGGTTCCTTCCATTCCAGGTCCCTGTCTCCGCCTGGCACGTCTTGGTCACGGGCTGGCTCCCCAGTCTGGACTCAAACACTGGCTGGCAGAGGATGCTGTTCCCTGTGGCACTCTTCCCAGTGCCCGTCTTGCCCACCAGGATGATCCTCAGTGAGGACGATGTTGCAAACCACTTATCTTCCTCTCTGCCTATAAAAAAACCCAGTTCTTTGTTTCTTGCTGAGCTAGTGATTCTTAGGATTCTCAGGTCATGGACCTTCATGGTATCTCATGAAAGCTCGTGGACCTCCCTCCCCAAAACCAATGCTATCGAGATACATACAAAAGTTTGTACACAACTTTAGGATGCTCGGGGATCATAGAAAGCCTGCATTAGAAGCTCATGCTCTGACCCACAGCCAAGGGAGGACGTGCCCAAGGATCCCTAACAATTCCTCTAGAGCAGGGAAAACATGGCTTTTTATGGGAAAAGGACTGTGGTCCCCGTTCTTTTCCACAGATGGTGCTTTGGCCAATTTCATGCTAAATAAATATAAGATTAGAAGGAGATAGAGGACGAGAAGCCACAAGTGAGAAACTATTACCACGTCTTGCCACCCCCACATCCCCATCATCCTCGCACAGCAGCGCTTCATACGTCGGAACCTCAGGGGTATAGGACGTCTCAGAGGTCAGAGCTACAGTGACCTCCCGCCAAGGGCAGCTCAACGTACTGGGTCTCTGCTCTCAGGGTGGACAGTTGGATCTTTGACATTGACATGACAGAAGGTCATGAATGTCAAGGACAAAGCCTGGGAGATGCCCCTGGATGTGAGGCTGGTGAAGAGGAAGAGCATTAGAAGCACGGGGGTTGGAGAGCTCTGGCCAACGGACTACAGGAGATGACTACAGAACGGAGTTGGGGAGGGCGACACGGAGCCAAGAGTAAAATCTTCAAGGGGCAAAGAAGGGTGAGAACCCCAGGACTTTAGAGTTCTTACGAGTTCAAACGAATTAAGTTCATTTCAGCCTCCTAAAATCTCTTACTTTATTCCTTCTACTCCGTGTTGGTTCCTCCTTTCCCTGAGTATTTGTAGCAAGCATGATTCCTAAATCTCTATGGGAACTTTCCTCTTTCTAGTTGGGAGCAGACCGGCAAAGAGAAATTTTTTCACAATCTGGTTCCAAATCCTTCAAACCCTGACTTGGGAGTTTCGCTTCCACATTTCCCACAGATCATGTGCGGGTGACAGTGGGTGGGGGTGAACACAGGGAAGGTAAAGCACAAGtgatagttgtctttttcttcttcacttccGAATTACAGGGTTTCTGTCCCTGTGTTCGAGGTGGGGGTCGGTGGAGAGAACAGCAActctcccaggtgcctggagctCCTGAGAACATCCGGGCTTCCTTACCTTCAGCCATCGTTCCATATctgcccctctgaagcccttccatcctctcctggaatagaaaacaggaaaggagtAAAAGCAAGTGTCCATAAGGAGTTGCTAGGCCTGAGAACACTTTCAAATCAGACATTTAGGAATAATTATCCTGGGATGAGCCATTTCCATTGCTAATTTTCTCACTCCTATTATACTTCCAAACATCTATGACTAACTTTAGGCAAACCCCAGGCAAAGCTAGGTTATGTTAACGCAATgcactgttgcttttttttttttttaacttacaggaaattatgaaatattttttaaaaatatcagttgaTTATCTCTCTCCAACTTGAAAAGGCATGAAATGAAGAAAGCATTCTTCTGTGGAACCAGGAGTgggacattattattattgtttgcaATCAAAGTAGGAGACCTTGCTAGAATACGGAAAAAAACTGCCTTGCTAGAGATGACATCGGTGTGTCTGAAGTAGAGAATTTCCAGTCCTAGACGCGGGGTCCCACGGATATTCCAGAGGCAAAGAGGAAAGTATAAGATTCCTTTCggtgggagggcagagcagggacaaGGACTCCTTCAGGGACTGACAGTAGAGGAAAGAGTGGTAGAGAGCCGAGCACTGACACCTTCCTTACCCCTCCACTCACCCCTGCCTGCCCCGTGCcggggagctgggggagagaaggTAGTGCTATAACCGAAGGGAAAGAATCAACATGGCAGACAAATTCAAGATAACCTCATCTCCTGCTCAGATTTTAATCCAGCTTCTTTCCTGGAAGGCTCTGGGAGCCTGGTCTCGAAATATCACCGTTTTTGTCTGCCAGCAGATTTAAGCAGAAATCGATACAACCCTTGGCATAAAAGTTGCACTGGAACGAGGCAGAATATTGGGTCCTTCTTCCTGGTGTTAGAAAAGGCAAGTGTGCCCAAGACACCCAATCGGAATTATGATGAACTCTGAGGCTGTGTTGAATTTAGTCAGTTTTAAAGATGATGCGGTTATGAAACCAACTTTTGAAGTGGAGAAGTATCCAAGAAATGGGGACCACGTGCCACGAACGACTGTAACTATTTCAGCCTCTCTGCTGCAGCTGTTCTGTTTGATCGAGAAGTGGAAACATTACACATATGGCTCCATTCACAGTTTTCGGCTACCCAGTCTCAGTCCCCCTTGCTCTGTTGTTCAGAGGGAGCCAGTATCCTGAGGACTTTAGGGATCATTCTCGTTTGTCTCTTTATACTTCTACATACGCGTGTCTCTAGAGATAATGTATAGTGCTGCTTTTCCTTTTGCagctttttacataaatgatGTCATGTATGTAACATTTTACcgattattttttcaaagattttatttatttagagagagcaggagtgggggtaTGGGCAGAGGtcaagaatctcaagctgactccacagggagcctggagcccaacctggggcttgatcctacgaccctgagattataGCCTGAGCTGTAATTAAGACCTGGACGTTCAATGGACCGAGTCCCCCAACGTGCCCATCAATTATTTACTAGCAAATATTTAAGCTGTTTCAAACAACATGCTTGCTTCTACAAACAATGTTGCAAAATCATTCCATCTCTGTGGGGCACACGTGCAACAAGTTACCTGGGACAGACAGCTGCCAGCTGACTCGGTATTGCCATGTCCAAGCCCAGGACGGTTCAGCAAACTCCCACTGGCACCGCCACAGAGGAGAATTCCCAAATCCGCACGAGTGCTTGGTGACCTTAGACTT
The sequence above is a segment of the Ursus arctos isolate Adak ecotype North America unplaced genomic scaffold, UrsArc2.0 scaffold_3, whole genome shotgun sequence genome. Coding sequences within it:
- the LOC113249226 gene encoding GTPase IMAP family member 5, encoding MEGLQRGRYGTMAEGREEDKWFATSSSLRIILVGKTGTGKSATGNSILCQPVFESRLGSQPVTKTCQAETGTWNGRNLLVVDTPSIFEAEAQTQGMCTDIADCYLLSAPGPHVLLLVTQLGRFTAQDTVAVRRVKEVFGAGAMKHVVVLFTHKEDLNGESLDDYITHTDNQSLKSLVQECGRRYCGFNNRATGEEQREQLAELMAVVGRLDRENEGAFHSNDLFFEAQRLQREGGGAHGEERRRYLAKVRAQLEEQRRDLRDSTSNWACGALLKVRRWMLSNIGITAVLIICILIFLATLIYLCITHGH